GTTTACGCCCGTCATTCTTGACCCGATGAGCAAAGTTTATAAATTGAAAGTATGAGCATGCATACCCAACGCCTATTTCTTTCCCCTCCGCATATGAGCGGAAGAGAACAAACCTATATTGCCGAAGCGTTTGAGAGCAACTATATCGCACCGCTGGGGCCGATGGTTGAACGATTTGAGCAAAGTATCCGCGATCTCACCTCTACCCCGCATGCTCTCGCACTTAGCAGTGCTACAGCGGCACTGCATTTAGCTTTGCGCGTTCTGGGAATAGGTGCGGGAGATATCGTTTTAACCTCATCCTTTACATTTATCGGCGGGGTTGCACCGATTCTCTACCAAAATGCAACTCCGGTTTTTATCGACAGCAACACCGTGAGTTGGAACCTCGATCCCTCTCTTCTTGAAAAGGCCATCATCGAATCACCCGTAAAACCTAAAGCGCTCATCCTTGCCCATCTCTACGGACAATGTGCCGATCTGGAAACAATCATTGCACTGTGCACCCATTATGACATTCCCATCATCGAAGATGCTGCCGAAAGCCTTGGAGCCACCTACAATAATCAGCAAACCGGAACCTTTGGAACCTTCGGGGTCTACAGTTTTAACGGAAACAAAATACTCACGACCTCCGGGGGAGGAATGCTGATCTCTAAAAATAAAGCGCTCATCGACAAAGCCCGTTTTTATTCGACCCAAGCACGTGACGATGCACCCCATTATGAGCATACCGACTA
This genomic stretch from Sulfuricurvum sp. harbors:
- the pglE gene encoding UDP-N-acetylbacillosamine transaminase is translated as MHTQRLFLSPPHMSGREQTYIAEAFESNYIAPLGPMVERFEQSIRDLTSTPHALALSSATAALHLALRVLGIGAGDIVLTSSFTFIGGVAPILYQNATPVFIDSNTVSWNLDPSLLEKAIIESPVKPKALILAHLYGQCADLETIIALCTHYDIPIIEDAAESLGATYNNQQTGTFGTFGVYSFNGNKILTTSGGGMLISKNKALIDKARFYSTQARDDAPHYEHTDYGYNYRMSNILAAIGVAQMEVLQERIAARRQIFEWYREVLNDIEEITFMPELSQAKGNRWLTTLTFEHSDPTRIRLALEEENIESRPLWKPMHMQPLFKEALCFQNGTSQSLFEKGLCLPSGTQMNRNDVDRVCSILKKVLR